The Pseudomonas fluorescens genome segment CGCCGAAGTCGCCCAGTACAAAGAGGCCAAGGGCTGGCGTCAGGCCAGTCCCTCGGATTCCCTGGCCCGGGGCGCCTGGTGGGAGTTGTATGGCGACCGTCAGCTCAATGAGCTGGTGGAAAAGCTCAACCGTTCCAACCAGACCGTCGCCCAGTCCGAGGCGCAGTACCGTCAGGCCCAGGCCTTGGTGCGCGATGCCCGTGGAGCGTTTTACCCGACGCTCGACCTGAGCCTAGGCAAGACCCGCTCCAGCCAGGGCACCGGCAGCAGCAGTTCGAGCCTGAGCAGTTCGTCCAGCGGTATTCGTGATACCTACAACGCCCAGTTGGGCGTCAGTTGGGAAGCCGATGTCTGGGGCAAGTTGCGCCGGGGGCTGGAGGCCGACGAGGCCAGCGCGCAGGCCAGCTTCGCCGATCTGGCGGCGATGCGCCTGAGCCAGCAGTCGGAACTGGTGCAGAACTACCTGCAGTTGCGTGTGATCGATCAGCAGAAGCGTTTGCTCGAGTCGACGGTGGAAGCCTACGAACGTTCGCTGAAAATGACCCAGAACCAATACAACGCCGGAATCTCCGGGCGTGATGCCGTGGCCCAGGCACAGACGCAACTCAAATCCACCCAGGGCGATCTGGTGGACCTGATCTGGCAGCGGGCGCAGTTCGAAAACGCCATTGCGGTACTGACCGGCCAGCCGCCGGCGCAGTTCAAGCTCGCCGAAACCCAGGACATTCCGAAGCTGCCGCAGATTCCGTTGAGCCTGCCGTCGCAACTGCTGGAACGGCGCCCGGACATCGCCTCGGCGGAACGCTCGGTAATTGCAGCGAATGCCAATATTGGCGTAGCCAAGGCCGCGTACTACCCGGACTTCACCCTGAGCATGAGCGGCGGCTA includes the following:
- a CDS encoding efflux transporter outer membrane subunit — encoded protein: MNDRSLIQLASVRGSRLLSLSLCVAMLSACAVGPDYQRPQTAEVAQYKEAKGWRQASPSDSLARGAWWELYGDRQLNELVEKLNRSNQTVAQSEAQYRQAQALVRDARGAFYPTLDLSLGKTRSSQGTGSSSSSLSSSSSGIRDTYNAQLGVSWEADVWGKLRRGLEADEASAQASFADLAAMRLSQQSELVQNYLQLRVIDQQKRLLESTVEAYERSLKMTQNQYNAGISGRDAVAQAQTQLKSTQGDLVDLIWQRAQFENAIAVLTGQPPAQFKLAETQDIPKLPQIPLSLPSQLLERRPDIASAERSVIAANANIGVAKAAYYPDFTLSMSGGYSSSTSRDLISLPNRFWSVGPKMSLPLFDGGRRSAEVDRTEAVYDQTVAKYRQTVLDGFREVENYLVQLKVYEDEAAVRQEALDAARDSLRLTENQYKAGVIAYLDVVTVQATALSNERTVLNILQSRLIASVQLIAALGGGWDGQLETTDNR